Genomic DNA from Segatella copri:
TATAATTTGCTTCCAACTGCACTATAGGATGATGCTCACCAGATGCTTGTGCCAATGTCTGGAGACGGGAAATAATCTCATCAACAGGCGTATCCTTGCGGCATTTGCGAACAAACTGGAACCAATAACGTAATGAGAACAGATTGGTATTACCTTGCTGAATGTTACTATTTAAATAGTTTTCTACCTTATCCTGTTCCTTCTCTGTTAAAAGTCCCCAAGATTCACCAAGACGTTTCGGCTCACCCTTAACCTTGCTCAGAAGGAGATAACGAACATACAACTGGCGTAATCGTGGTCGCTCTTCATATAATGCTTTCTCGATGGCAGCACTTAAATGATTCAACATACCTGGCAGATCATCTACGAAATTCTTGCTCTGAGACTCACTTCTGTTCAGATAATCAAATGACTTATGTGTCTTCTGCGTATTACCCAATGTCTTCATCTGTGAGAGAAGAATCTTGGTCTCATCAATCAGTTCGAGCATAGAAACATATTGCTCCTGATACCATTCGTTTTCCTGAGAGAACAGGAACCGTCTGTAAGTATCATACTGAGACAATCCTTTTCCATATTCTATCAAGATAACAATCAACTGAATTTCAGAGATATATGCGTAGATATTCTTTGAGTTTAAACGGCGGCTCTCCTTAAAATAGCCACGCGCTTCTTCTGTCAAATCTTTTATATCCTGAAATCCAAGTTCTACATTTTCACGCTTATAATATTCCAAGAGTCTACGCTTACACATACCTGCAATATGCTGAAGATTAAAATCTTTCTCACCATTTGCATCAAAAGCTTTCTGTACAAAGCTCATAGCCTCATCAAAATGCTTAGGTATGCTTGCCTTTTCATAACAGAAGCGTGCCAAATGGCCCCAGAAATGGGCTTCGTTAGGAAAACTATTGGCTAATCTTGACAAAACATTACGCTGATTAAGTTCACTATAGCCAAGATCCTCCAACAACTGTGAAAAATGAGTATTGTTGTCTTTTGACCAAGCTTCTTCTACACCCAACAGTTCTTCTTTGCCTCGCTCAAGAAATACACTAATCAGAATCTGACGGGAATCATCAACAAGATACTGCTGATTGCTCTTTATGCTATTAATCAGATTGATAGAACTCTCATAGACCATCTCTTTCCAACCACCTACACTACATACAGACTGTAGAACTGCATCAGCAAACCGGGCATAGCGAGGACGCCAGAGGGTCTGTTTCCCAGCTTCATCTGTAACGTTGCTCAATATCTTATAAAGTGCCTGCTCTTCACTATGATGACTTCGAAGGTATTTCTGCAAGCCAATCACCACCCCATCCTTCTTAAAGAGATTTCGGAAAATAAGGTCTGGCACCTCTTTCTGAGAGTAATGATAAATCATTGATACATAAAGAACAAATTCATTAAGAGATGGTGATAAAAAACTATTGTAATAACTTACATATTGCTCTATTTTTTCCTGTTTGAAATCATCATTACAAATTGCCAACGAAAAATCTATCACCTCACACTGGTTCGGTGATTTCTTATCCCATTCCACCATCTCGGATTTGTTCTCGGCATAGAGAGTGACTTTATTTACGAACCGGTTCTTCTCATCAGAATCTGCCATTGTATCAGACAAATGTATGTTGTTCTGCTGGTCGGATAATCCAACTTTTTTGTTATGCCTTTCGACTATTACAAATAAGAACCTAGCCTTGTTTGAATTGCAATTTCGTATCAAGGCATCTATCGTTGTGATATTTACTTTAGAAGCTTCAACTATTGCCAAAACCGGTGTCTTTACCCAATTATAAAAGAGATGAAGTTTTTCTTCTGTCACACCTTTTATATACTTATTTAAAAGGACTACAGGATACTCCTTTCTCAAATCATAAGCTAATCTCCTGGACAAAGTGGTTCCACCTGCACCCGCATCATGATAAAGCAAGAATTTGGAAGACTGGCGAAGCTGTATACGATCCTTGATCTTGTTTTTAAGAGCATCCTGAATCTTACGAGTTGCTTCAACTCCCTTTGATATATCATTCCAACTGATGTCTTCACCTCTAAAGAATGTGTCGGAAGGAGATAAATCATTAGGTGCAATTGCTCCGATACTGGCATGAACAACATCCAATCCACCATCTTTCAAAGTGGAAACAATAGACGAGATATCGATACAACCTAACTTGCCTGAAACCTTGGAAGGCACGATGACACTGGATAAAGGGACAGATGCAGCACTGGACATGGTTTCTTCAACTCCCAAAATGAACTCATTGGCACTCATCTTAAACGATGCACTATTAAAACTATAGTCCTGAGCTTCTTCTGAAACGCCTCCCAGATAGTCTTCATCTGTAGATACGAAGATAAAATGTACCAAATCTGCCTCAACCTCCTCTATATCATCTATAGAATGTATGATATCCTTAAGATAACGATCCTCTACGTTCAGACAAACGATATAATATTCGTTTGTAGAGTCTGTCATGAAACGACGAAGTGCTTCTTTGATAAATTTGCCGTATTTTCGCTTATTCCAGGAACGGAAATCTGAGCATGAAGTACCTACACTTTCTGACAGCCCGTTAGCAAACAACCAATTGAGACGTCCCCCACTAGTACTAATCGGCAATGATACATGACTTTCATACTGGTCTATCACCAAAGGAACCACCCTACTGTCCTTAGCTGCCCCAAAAGCAGTAAAAAGACCATATTGCCCTTTTGTATTCGGATCAAAATCCAGAATAAAGGACCAAGGGATTCTAGCAAGGATAGACTTGAGATCAACAGACGTATTCTTATCATTCGGTGGACTGATAAGGATATATTGATTGCGATTATTGAAATTGTCGGCAGCTTCAAGCACTTCACCAAAATCAAAATGCTCCTCCAAAACGTCTGCATTTACTTTTCCCTCATAGGCATCAGTTAACTTTGACGGTACATCTTTATGAATACTTTTATAAAAACTGACTGTCAACTTTCGGGAATAGGCATGCACCAGCTTAATACTCGCTTCAGTTTCGATTCTATCTGTTTTTTCATCGGAATCATGCATACCTTGATTGCCATCTTCCTGTATAGCCTTAAGAGCCTGTAATTCGTCTTGTGATATATAATCAGAACTGTTCAGAGTATTCAACAATTCTGAATAATTTGGTTGCCATTTTCTCTTTAGAGGGGTTCCATCCAACTCATGGGAACCAGCCAAATAATTGCAGACTTTCGTTTCATCCATTCTATCGTAAAGCCGATATTTCATAAAAGCCTCGCCGCTTTTACGATAAAACTGTCTGGCTTCATCCCAATTCTTCTGCTTGAAATGATAAGAAGCCTTCAATGCATCATAATAATAATTGCTGAGCTTAACTTTCTTCTGTTGTAGCATAGTCGTATGTTTTAAAGTTTAGTTTCTCAAAAACCTCGGGCAACAAGACTAATCATAGTCTTGCTTTACGCCCAAGGCTCTTTCACTTGGATGAACCTCATTACTATTCTTCTTGGGCTTTGCGGATGCTGGTCATCTCCCTTTCAAAAAAAGCTTGCGCCTTAGGATGTATAGGCCTTACATGCAAACTTACTTCTATCAAGGTTCTCTCCAAGCGATGAATTTCTTCAATCTGCTCTTCTTTGCTTTCAAAGAAACAGGGACAGAGATATATCATCGTTGAAATAATGTAATCAAACGTCTCCTTTTCAAGTGACCCATCTAAGTGAAGAGGATTCAACTTGCGGAGAGTACGAGCATCAATACCAGTAAATTCCGAAAACTTACGGTCGGAAGTTAGTCGCCACCTTCTTCTCGCTTGGCGAAACTCTTCGGCAGCGAAGGCTATCCATTTGTTCGCCTTGCTTTTCGTAGAGTTTTCGTCCATAAGCCTATTATCTTCCTGATAAAAGGCAATCTAAACAGAACTAGGACTGAAAAATCTCTAATAAGTGCAAAGCTAAGTAAAAAACGCAGCATTCATGAATACCGCAGCATTTGGGAGCAAAGCACTATTTTTGCAAGCGAACAAGGAAAGAATTTGTTTTTAATATATATAATAATGTATAAAACTATCAGAATATGAGAGCAATGTATAAAAGCGAACTGGCTGCTTATGCCGGAGTGTCGACTGGGACACTGAGAAGATGGCTGATGCCGTACAGACAGGAACTGAATGAAATTGGTGTGAAACCGAAAGACCAGTTGTTAAGTCCGAAAGCAGTTAAGTTCATATGTGATCAGCTGTCTATCGATATCTAACAATGTCGAACAGCACGCTTTAGAAAAGCCGTACCTTCGCAGCGTCAATCAGAACAAACGGGATTGCTCATCTCTTTGAACTGACGATGACTGAACTTTATTATTAATTTCTTAAATGTTTTAAATTATGAGTAAAAGTTACAAAGTGTCTAAGAAGACCATGAACATGGGCCCTAAGAAGGGTAAGACTGTTTATAGCGTTCGCCCTTACAGTTACGGTACCTTGACTACCAAGGATATCGCTAACCAAATCGCTATGGAGTCTACGGCTACTCCTGCTGATGTAATGGCGGTACTCGACCGCTATACCTACTATGTGAAGGAGAATCTGAAGAAGGGTTACGACATCGAACTGTTCGGTTTCGGTAAGCTCTATCTCCGTTTTCTTACAGGTAAGGCTGTAGAGACTGAGAAGGAGGCGAATGCCAAGCTCGTGAAGAGTATCCTTCCTGCCTTCCGCCCTTCGTACTATCTACTGAAGAACGGCAGCCGTGTTTACAACCTGATTCCTGATTCCATCGAACTCGTCAAGTACGGTGAAGAGAAAAAGGATAAGACTACCGGCGGTGAGACTACTGGTGGTGAAACCACTGGCGGCGGTTCCGGCACCGAGGCTGGCGGAACTGGTTCCGACAATGGTGACGGATTGGAATAGTCTCCAACTCTGGCAGTGCCTTACCTCTCTGAAAGGGAGGCACTGCTAAACTCTGATAACTTATTGTTTCATTTAAATTTTATTGATTATGAAAATGTTTCGTTCTAACTCTGAATCAAATCCAAACAAGATTTCCTGGACTCAAATCGTGAATGCCATCGTACAGGCGCTGATTGCTGCTCTCACGGCACTGGGAGTAAGCTCGTGCGCGAGTGCCTTATAGCAATGTTGAGTGTTGAATGTTGAATGTTGAATTATTCCTATGACAAAAGATACATTTCCAATGATTATCGGGGAGGAGAAGGTGCGCTCTGAGCGTAGACTCCTCGCCGGAGTTGAAGACGGCAAGAACATGATGTCTGCCGACTCTGTGAGATTTCTGGTACTGCATTGCTCGGCTAGCCGATGCAATCAGGACTATAGTGTGGAACAGCTGCGCCGTGACCATAAGGCTCGTGGGTTTTATGATATCGGCTACCACTTCTACATCCGTAAGGATGGTACGATGACGCAGCACCGTAAGCTGCTGGAGGTGGGGGCTCATGCCCGACCTTATAATAGATGCTCTATCGGCATCTGCTATGAGGGAGGGCTCGATGAGCAAGGCAAGCCTTGCAACACCATCACAACTGAGCAGGAAACGAGACTCATCGATCTTTTCAGGAATCTGAAGATTCTCTTTCCGAAAGCGAAGATTGTGGGACATCGGGACTTGCCTGGGACTACTCCAAAGGAGTGTCCGTGTCTGGATGCTGGAAGCTGGGCTGCCCGACACCGCCTTGATTAACTATTATAACTCCTTTTGGCTGGCATTGCTAGCTAAAAGGAGTTTTTTTCTTACTGTTAAAGAAAGGTATCATATTATACAGGTACCGCCATACGGGCTAATGGTGATTTACCTTCGACTCCCCTGTCCCCCTCTTGCGAAGAGGGGGTCCTTAACCCACTCCCAAGCCCTCGCCCTTTCCAAAAGGGCAAGGGATGTAACCGCCCTCCGGTGCTCGGAACCGCTACGCTCTAAGGTTGGCGGGGCATCAAAGCCCTCGCCATGTTGTGCGGGATGGGACCGCCTGACTCTTGCAGGGGACAACTTGCTATTATATTGCCGAAAACGGGTGCATGAAGGGGCAGGTTGGGACCGCCTGAATTGTTCCTCATTGCAGTATCGCTCTGCACTTGTCGTCGCTCGAATGAGGAATATTGTTTTATTCTACTTTTGAGAGGATTACTTCTGGGGAGGTTCCCATCAGGGTTATGGCGGAAATCTTATGACCGCCATTGGCATTTAATGAATGACCACAATGATAGAGGCTATCATCTATAATAAGCCAGCGATCATGAGATTCGTTACTCCATTTTCTGATGTCTATATGATTATCGGGGAATAGGCGGTCATGCTCATCCATGAGTCGTTGCATTCCTTGACCTACACCTACAGTATAAATAGTCGCTGTTACTTCAGGTTTACGAACATCTAACACACTCAGGGTTAGCGATGAAACATAGCCATCTATGATGATTACTCGATGATTGGCAGAACGAACAAGGTTCTCCAAAGCAACTCTTGCAGTATAGAAATCACCTTCGAAGAAGACCATCTCTGCAGGAGGGGTCGAAGTCCGAATAAAGAAATCAAGCTGCTGTTGCTGCTTAGCCTGGACATCCTCAATATGGGTCATACGCTTGTCCATATTCTCCTGTAGGGCTATTAAGTGACGGTTCACGGAATAACCTTGAAGAAGGTAGTCACGTAAAACAACATTCGCCCAACGTCGGAATTGAATGCCCCTATTAGACTTGACACGATAACCAACAGATAGAACAACGTCAAGACTATAAAACTCAACTTGTCTAGTAACCAAACGTCCACCTTCTTTTTGAACTATCGCAAATTTTGCGACAGTTGGATTTTTACTATTTTCAATTGTCGCAAAATTTGCGCCTGTTGGGTCAGAAGCAAGCTCTTCATGAAGAGCATTGTTGATATGCTTACCTATAGTCTTGATATCACGACCAAATAACTGCGCCATTTGTTGACGATTGAGCCAAACCGTATCTTGATCCAGTTTCACCTCCAACCTAATGCTTTCGTCTGGTTGATAGAGTACTATCTGAGATTCATCAGTAGTTGCCTGTATTTTGTTATTGTCGTTTGCCATAATCATACATTTTTTATTGCTAATATAGTGACAAAAGTACAATTTAATTTCGTAATCACCAAGGATTTAAGAGAAAAAATGCATTTATTAACCTATACTTGGCTTATGGCTAAACATTACAACACACAAAATGATTCTGCTTCCTTATCTGCTTTTTTTCTTCTATGTTCATAACGTAAGTTTTTTTTTCGACTCCCCTGTCCCCCTCTTGCGAAGAGAGGGGGGGGGCCTTAACCCACTCCCAAGCCCTCGCCATGGTTGTGCGGGATGGGACCGCTTGGCTGTTATGGGGATCAGCGCTTACGTCCTTTACCAAATAATTCAGAATGTGAACCTAAACGAACTAATTCTATTGCATTATTGTTCTTATCAAACCAAATCAAAAGTGTATCATTTTCTATATGGCATTCCATATAGTTCTTCCAGTTGCCTTTCAAAGAATGGGGATTATATTCTTCCGGTATCTGATTGCCTTCTGCCAAAAGCTTAACTATCCCCATAAGCGTTTCTACAAATTCTTTATCATTCTTAAACTTTCTTGAACTGCGAGGTCTTTCGAATTTCTTTCATAAACCCTATTCCTCCATTGATGCCATGAAACTTTCTAAGCTATCTACTCGAACTACTCCCGCATCATGGCCACTCTCAGCATCTTTCATTGCTGCCAAAGTTTCTGCGTTTGGAACATCTTCCAAAGCAGCACTCCTTGAAACTGGGGAGTCTGAAACTATTTTAACGCCTCTCATAAGAGAGAGGACATTCTTTAATTTCTCCAACAAAGATGGACTATCTATCTGTAATGTTAACTGTGCCATAACTTCTATATTTAATTCGCAGCAAAGATAAGGGTCTTCTGTGAAACCACCAAATTTTTGGGGGAGTTTTTACAACTACTCTTCTACAACTTCGAAGTCTTCTTTATGCACGCCACGGATAGCTACAGCTCGTCCACCGAAGTCGAAGACGAGCTGGCGGTCACGGTCTATGCGGACAATGTAGCCTTCATAGTCTTTGAATGGTCCTGAAAGGACACGCAACTTCACGTGGTCTTTGGCAAACTTCTCAAAATCATCACGAAGGAATGTAACCTGCTCCGGATGGGTCTTCATCACATTCATAAAGGGCTGCATGATGGAGTCCTTGATGGATGCAGGTCGTCCTAAACTGCGGTCTTTGACTAAATGAAATTGGGGAAAATAATCTGCAAGAAATTCTTGTAGGTCCTTCACCGTACCTTGCAAGAAGACAAGTCCGCTGACAGATTGCTCCAAAGTCTTTTTCACTCCTTGTTGCTTTTCTTCATCCTTGTAGGAATAGCGAAGGGTTTTATGAATGAAATAAGGTTGTTTGGTATTTTTCTCGTCAGCATTAAATTTTTCAAGCCATTTTTCCATCCCTTTAGCTGCCATGTGAAGAATAAAAATATAACTCCATGAAGTGGGGTTGGTGGAAGGGTCTTCATTCTTTTTGATCCGTTTACGTCGGGATATTCCTTCTACACTCGGATCCGAAAGTCTTTCAGCCCCGATAACGTGGATGCCCTTTGGTAAGCGTTTGCTTACGTCGGCTGTAGAAGGTGAATTCAAGCAATCCTGCGTCATATTCTCGTTCTACTTTATGTCCTCAGCTGCAACCATACATGATGGTTGTGGAAGCCTGGTCCATTTCTTATGATTATGCATAATCTTAGTATAATGAGTATTAGCCATACAGCCTCTACACATGTAGCTTTATTTTACATCATTTGCGCTTTCTTCTTAGAAAAGTGCAACAACTGCCGAAATAAGTGCAAATCTGCCATTTACAGGAATACCCTAGGCAGATTTGCTAAACATTTGTGTTAATTTTTGGGGAAGGACACAGAAAATATAAAAAATGGACACGTAATCCAACTATTTTTCGTACTTTTGTAACCAAATTACTCTCTTCTAAGAAGAAAGAGCGAAGTTTGCTAAAAATTTTACCCCATCATTCCGAAATGGGGTAAACATAACGATTTGTTTACAACTCTTTTGAGATCGTTTTTATAATCCGCTTGTTGGCTTCATTGATGGTTGCTACGTCTAATGACTGCAAGTAAATCTGTGTGGTCTTATAGGAGTTGTGTCCCATGCCCTGGCTGATGGTGGCTATTGGGATGTTCATGTGCAAGGCTACGCTTGCCCATGTGTGGCGTGCCACATAGGTGGTGAGTGGTATCTTCAAACCTACCATTTCACCGATTTTCTTCAGGTTGTAGTTGGTGTTGTGCTCCACTTTGCGGTATGCCGTGTATGGAGAGGATTCCTTGCCTGTCAAGATGGGTAGCAGATAAGGGGAGTTCTTGGTTTGTTTGGCGTATTTGTCGATGATGGCTTGCATTGGCTTCATCCACTCGATATTGAGGTTTTGGTGGGTTTTGCGACGGTTGTAGCTCACCATACTACATTTCAAGTCTGTCTTCTTCAGGAACGCCATATCTACGAATGCCATGCCTCGGAGATAGAAGCTGAGCAGGAACAGGTCTCGTGCCTTGTCAAGGGAGGAACCTGTTGGCAAGTCCAGGTTTTCTATCTTGCGAATATCCTTTACAGAGATGGCTCGTTTGGCAGTTCTCACGTTAGCGGTCTGCACGTGAGCAAAGATATCATTGGCTGGCGCATGGCCTGTTTCCACTGCCTTGTTGTAGAATGTGCGCAGGGTTCGCAGATAGAAGGACACGGTGTTTTGTCCGACACCTCTATTCCATAGCCATGCCTGATACATTTCCATCATCTCGCTGGTCATCTGGGAGAAGGTGAGGTCTTCGTGATGACGAAACTCCATAAATCTGTTGGCGGCACTGACATAGTTGCTCTTGGTGCCGATGCACTGCATCTGCTCCTTCTTGGCTATCTGTTGGCGGAAGAAGGTAAAGACGCTCTGGCAGGGTGACAGCTGCTGTATCTCTTTGTCTATGTCGTCAATGGTATAAGGGATGCCCTCGGCATCCTTATCACGGATGATACGCTGCATCTGTTTCATCTCCCAATCTATCTGCGACTGGATGAGCTGTAGATGCGCCTGTCGGTTGTTGCGGTTAGAAACAATGATAGCCGACTTCTTGTCGTTCCACTCGTCCGGAAAGACATGATAGTCGGTGCTGATCCAGCGCAAGTTGCGCTGGTGAATGAGGTGATAATACAATGTGCCTTCCTTTCCTGGCACCGAGGATGCTCTGAATTTTACTTTTACTGTTGCCATAATACTTTAATTTAAATGGGTGAATTATTGTTTGCCATTTATTAAAGCATCGGCATGACCAAGTATATAATGTGTAAAAGTAGATGAAGTGAAGTGCTTTTGGTGATATTACCTATTATAGGTATAAACAATAAGAAGGGCAGAGTGTTTAGCTTTGCCCTTCTTCAATGTCTTATGGAGTATATTACACTTCTTGTGCAATAGGTACTCCTATACGATTGCTAATTGCTGTTTCTACAGCGTTGTATATGTCTGTCTCTTTGGTTTCTATTGAAACTATGAGAGAATAGGGAACAGAATTGTCCACATTGTCCAGTTTCCTTTCTTTCCACCATCCTTGACCTGGAAATACTACTATCTTGTCCATTTCAGCCAAGTCTGCTGCAGAACATTCAATCCAGTCGGATTGTACAGTGCCTCTTTCTCGCTTTTGCTGTTTCACGTTCCATCTGGTTGCATC
This window encodes:
- a CDS encoding HU family DNA-binding protein, whose protein sequence is MSKSYKVSKKTMNMGPKKGKTVYSVRPYSYGTLTTKDIANQIAMESTATPADVMAVLDRYTYYVKENLKKGYDIELFGFGKLYLRFLTGKAVETEKEANAKLVKSILPAFRPSYYLLKNGSRVYNLIPDSIELVKYGEEKKDKTTGGETTGGETTGGGSGTEAGGTGSDNGDGLE
- a CDS encoding smalltalk protein; this encodes MKMFRSNSESNPNKISWTQIVNAIVQALIAALTALGVSSCASAL
- a CDS encoding N-acetylmuramoyl-L-alanine amidase produces the protein MTKDTFPMIIGEEKVRSERRLLAGVEDGKNMMSADSVRFLVLHCSASRCNQDYSVEQLRRDHKARGFYDIGYHFYIRKDGTMTQHRKLLEVGAHARPYNRCSIGICYEGGLDEQGKPCNTITTEQETRLIDLFRNLKILFPKAKIVGHRDLPGTTPKECPCLDAGSWAARHRLD
- a CDS encoding virulence RhuM family protein, which encodes MANDNNKIQATTDESQIVLYQPDESIRLEVKLDQDTVWLNRQQMAQLFGRDIKTIGKHINNALHEELASDPTGANFATIENSKNPTVAKFAIVQKEGGRLVTRQVEFYSLDVVLSVGYRVKSNRGIQFRRWANVVLRDYLLQGYSVNRHLIALQENMDKRMTHIEDVQAKQQQQLDFFIRTSTPPAEMVFFEGDFYTARVALENLVRSANHRVIIIDGYVSSLTLSVLDVRKPEVTATIYTVGVGQGMQRLMDEHDRLFPDNHIDIRKWSNESHDRWLIIDDSLYHCGHSLNANGGHKISAITLMGTSPEVILSKVE
- a CDS encoding type II toxin-antitoxin system YafQ family toxin — its product is MGIVKLLAEGNQIPEEYNPHSLKGNWKNYMECHIENDTLLIWFDKNNNAIELVRLGSHSELFGKGRKR
- a CDS encoding site-specific integrase is translated as MATVKVKFRASSVPGKEGTLYYHLIHQRNLRWISTDYHVFPDEWNDKKSAIIVSNRNNRQAHLQLIQSQIDWEMKQMQRIIRDKDAEGIPYTIDDIDKEIQQLSPCQSVFTFFRQQIAKKEQMQCIGTKSNYVSAANRFMEFRHHEDLTFSQMTSEMMEMYQAWLWNRGVGQNTVSFYLRTLRTFYNKAVETGHAPANDIFAHVQTANVRTAKRAISVKDIRKIENLDLPTGSSLDKARDLFLLSFYLRGMAFVDMAFLKKTDLKCSMVSYNRRKTHQNLNIEWMKPMQAIIDKYAKQTKNSPYLLPILTGKESSPYTAYRKVEHNTNYNLKKIGEMVGLKIPLTTYVARHTWASVALHMNIPIATISQGMGHNSYKTTQIYLQSLDVATINEANKRIIKTISKEL